The following proteins come from a genomic window of Paenibacillus swuensis:
- a CDS encoding transporter substrate-binding domain-containing protein — MKKWMSITLVSILAAAMLSACGSDKNEGNNAGGAAGEEKVLIMGTSADYPPYEDIDVATNEIVGFDVDIANYIGDKLGYKIEVQNLDFDGLLAAMSSDKVDFVMAGMTPTPERKKNAEFTDIYFDAKNTIVTKKGSGFKSLEELAGKKVGVQLGSIQESAATDAGNLEVVPLGKIPEIIQEIKSGRLDAAIIEDTVATGYVAANDDLEFNTIPNEGESGSAIAFPKDSKLVKDFNDVLKEMKDSGKMDELVKKWFEKK; from the coding sequence ATGAAGAAGTGGATGTCTATAACTCTGGTTTCAATTTTAGCGGCAGCAATGCTGTCGGCATGCGGATCTGATAAGAACGAAGGTAATAACGCAGGCGGCGCAGCGGGTGAAGAGAAAGTTCTGATCATGGGAACTTCAGCGGATTACCCGCCTTATGAAGATATTGATGTGGCTACGAATGAAATTGTCGGATTTGATGTGGATATCGCCAATTACATCGGAGATAAGTTGGGTTACAAGATCGAAGTTCAGAACCTGGACTTTGACGGATTACTAGCCGCGATGTCTTCCGACAAAGTAGACTTTGTTATGGCGGGGATGACACCTACACCTGAGCGTAAGAAGAACGCTGAATTTACAGATATTTATTTCGACGCTAAGAATACGATTGTAACCAAGAAAGGCAGCGGATTTAAGTCTCTGGAGGAGCTTGCAGGCAAGAAAGTGGGCGTGCAACTAGGCTCAATTCAGGAAAGCGCCGCTACCGATGCGGGGAATCTGGAAGTTGTGCCTTTAGGCAAAATTCCGGAAATTATCCAAGAAATTAAATCCGGCCGTCTGGATGCCGCGATTATTGAAGATACAGTTGCTACGGGTTATGTAGCCGCCAACGACGACCTCGAATTCAATACGATACCGAACGAAGGGGAGAGCGGTTCCGCGATCGCGTTCCCTAAAGACTCCAAACTGGTTAAAGACTTCAACGATGTATTGAAAGAAATGAAAGACAGCGGCAAGATGGATGAATTGGTTAAGAAATGGTTTGAAAAGAAGTAA
- a CDS encoding quinone oxidoreductase family protein, giving the protein MKALCFEQFGGPEVLRYLDIPQPEVREGQVRVALQAIGLNYADVYRRKGNYHLLGNPPYIAGYEGAGIVEQVGPGVTDFKAGDRVGFADVPYANAQMVVASQEHLIPLPDDISFHTAASILLQGLTAQYLCMDSFKVSAGHDVLIHAAAGGVGSLLTQMVSILGGRVIGLTSSAVKREAVLQNGADAAGLYGDNWVAEAKAFSKDGEGVHVAYDSVGSTLQDSFEATRDKGTVVFYGMAGGDPEPVDPRMLMDTSKTLTGGDLWSYLTTAEERIRRAHLLFDWIRSGQLKLAEPAVYALENGADAHRFLESRASTGKIILIP; this is encoded by the coding sequence ATGAAGGCGCTGTGTTTCGAACAGTTTGGCGGTCCGGAGGTATTGCGTTATCTCGACATCCCGCAGCCGGAGGTTCGTGAAGGCCAAGTACGGGTCGCCTTGCAAGCCATTGGTTTAAATTATGCGGATGTTTACCGCCGAAAAGGCAACTACCACTTGCTGGGCAATCCTCCCTATATCGCGGGGTATGAAGGAGCCGGCATTGTCGAGCAAGTCGGCCCCGGCGTGACAGATTTTAAGGCGGGGGACCGAGTAGGTTTCGCGGACGTCCCATACGCCAATGCTCAGATGGTGGTTGCATCTCAGGAGCATCTGATTCCGTTGCCGGATGACATCTCCTTCCATACGGCAGCTTCAATTCTGCTGCAAGGATTAACTGCGCAATATCTTTGTATGGACAGCTTTAAAGTAAGCGCGGGTCATGATGTATTAATTCATGCCGCCGCAGGCGGTGTGGGCAGCTTATTGACCCAGATGGTGTCTATTTTGGGCGGACGCGTAATAGGTCTTACCTCTAGCGCTGTTAAACGGGAAGCGGTATTGCAGAACGGTGCGGACGCAGCCGGACTATACGGAGATAACTGGGTTGCGGAAGCCAAGGCTTTCTCCAAAGACGGAGAAGGTGTTCACGTGGCTTATGATTCCGTAGGGTCCACTCTGCAAGACAGTTTTGAGGCAACCCGTGATAAAGGAACGGTCGTGTTCTACGGTATGGCCGGAGGCGACCCTGAACCGGTGGATCCGAGGATGCTCATGGATACCTCCAAGACGTTAACAGGCGGCGACCTGTGGAGTTATCTGACTACGGCGGAAGAACGAATTCGTCGCGCCCATCTATTATTTGATTGGATCCGGAGCGGGCAATTGAAGCTGGCGGAACCAGCTGTCTACGCTCTAGAGAACGGGGCGGATGCGCACCGTTTCCTGGAAAGCCGGGCGAGTACAGGGAAGATTATTTTGATACCATAA
- a CDS encoding TraR/DksA C4-type zinc finger protein — protein sequence MHTLTKNQLQQLRKHLTEEQHEYQELVEGNEASVKDGVQEASGELSTYDNHPADSGTETFEKSRDLSMHHHFQDKLDAVNEALQRMETGNYGECIECGQKIPFERLEALPETSYCIDHAEHQADHESRPVEEEILEPLLPNNRMDDADAWKSVEEYGTATKDSRNLSE from the coding sequence ATGCATACATTGACGAAAAATCAACTTCAACAGCTGCGGAAACATTTAACCGAGGAACAACATGAATATCAGGAACTGGTCGAAGGAAATGAAGCCTCTGTTAAGGACGGAGTTCAGGAAGCTTCCGGCGAATTATCCACATACGATAACCATCCGGCGGACAGCGGCACGGAAACGTTCGAAAAAAGCAGGGATTTGTCCATGCATCATCACTTTCAAGATAAGCTGGATGCGGTAAACGAGGCGCTGCAGAGGATGGAGACAGGGAATTACGGCGAATGTATAGAATGCGGTCAAAAGATTCCGTTCGAGCGCTTGGAGGCATTGCCGGAGACAAGCTACTGTATTGATCATGCGGAACATCAGGCGGATCACGAAAGTCGTCCGGTTGAAGAGGAAATTCTGGAGCCGCTACTGCCGAATAATCGAATGGATGACGCGGATGCCTGGAAAAGTGTCGAGGAATACGGAACGGCCACAAAGGATTCCAGAAATCTAAGTGAGTAA
- a CDS encoding nicotinate phosphoribosyltransferase has translation MQNSYQDDSYALHTDLYQINMAKAYWADGIHERRAVFEVYFRKLPFGNGYGVFAGVERMADYLQNFRFSDSDLAYLQDELGYDEEFISYLSTVRFRGTVRAMAEGEIVFANEPLIRIEAALAEAQLIETALLNIVNYQTLIATKASRVKQVIGQQIALEFGTRRAQEMDAAVWGARAAYIGGFDATSNVRAGKRFGIPVAGTHAHAFVQAYPDEYTAFRKYAEHHRDCVFLVDTYDTLQSGVPNAIRVAKEMGDRIRFLGIRLDSGDLAYLSKQARKMLDDAGFTEASIFASNDLDEYTILNLRAQGAKINAWGVGTKLITAYDQPALGAVYKLVAVEDDRGGMRDVIKISGNPEKISTPGMKQVYRIINNETGRSEGDYIALEGEDPHQEASLFMFHPVHTYLSKTVSNFEAISLHHTIMEAGALTRPLPTAEDARKHLARNLPLLWDEYLRSLHPEEYPVDLSPACWKNRMDIMESVKKQRKE, from the coding sequence ATGCAGAATAGTTACCAGGATGACAGTTATGCTTTACATACCGATTTGTACCAGATCAATATGGCCAAGGCGTATTGGGCGGACGGTATTCATGAACGACGGGCCGTCTTTGAAGTTTATTTCCGTAAGCTTCCATTCGGCAACGGATACGGAGTGTTTGCGGGCGTGGAGCGTATGGCCGATTATTTGCAGAACTTTCGCTTTAGCGATAGTGATCTTGCCTATTTGCAGGATGAGCTCGGATACGACGAGGAGTTTATCTCTTATTTAAGCACAGTGCGGTTTCGCGGAACCGTGCGCGCCATGGCTGAAGGTGAGATTGTCTTCGCGAACGAGCCGCTCATTCGCATTGAAGCTGCGCTGGCCGAAGCGCAGCTGATTGAAACAGCCCTGCTGAACATCGTCAACTACCAGACGCTGATCGCCACGAAAGCGTCCCGTGTGAAGCAGGTCATCGGCCAGCAGATCGCGCTGGAGTTCGGCACACGCCGCGCCCAGGAAATGGATGCGGCGGTGTGGGGTGCGCGGGCAGCCTACATCGGCGGCTTCGACGCGACCAGCAACGTGCGCGCCGGCAAACGATTCGGCATCCCCGTCGCCGGCACGCACGCGCATGCATTCGTCCAGGCTTATCCGGACGAATACACGGCTTTTCGCAAATACGCGGAGCATCATCGCGACTGCGTATTTCTGGTGGACACGTACGACACGCTGCAATCCGGCGTGCCGAACGCGATTCGGGTGGCCAAGGAGATGGGAGACCGGATCCGTTTCTTAGGAATCCGGCTCGACAGCGGCGACTTGGCCTACTTGTCCAAGCAAGCCCGCAAGATGCTGGACGATGCGGGCTTCACGGAAGCGAGTATATTCGCTTCCAACGATCTGGATGAGTACACAATCCTCAACCTGCGTGCCCAAGGGGCAAAGATCAACGCCTGGGGAGTCGGCACCAAGCTGATTACAGCGTACGATCAACCGGCGCTCGGCGCGGTGTACAAGCTGGTCGCGGTGGAAGATGATCGCGGCGGCATGCGGGATGTGATTAAAATATCCGGAAATCCGGAGAAAATTTCCACACCGGGCATGAAGCAGGTTTATCGCATTATCAATAACGAGACAGGACGGTCGGAAGGGGATTATATCGCACTGGAAGGTGAGGATCCGCATCAAGAAGCGTCCCTCTTCATGTTCCACCCTGTACATACGTACCTAAGCAAGACCGTATCCAACTTTGAAGCGATATCACTGCACCATACCATCATGGAAGCAGGAGCGCTGACCCGGCCGCTGCCTACGGCTGAGGATGCAAGAAAACATCTGGCGCGTAATTTGCCGCTGTTATGGGATGAGTATTTAAGATCGCTACATCCTGAAGAATATCCTGTGGATTTAAGCCCGGCTTGCTGGAAAAATCGGATGGATATTATGGAATCTGTAAAGAAACAACGGAAAGAGTAG
- a CDS encoding DUF1796 family putative cysteine peptidase, with amino-acid sequence MFREVIGLRQSEIHRTTYDVIFSLGSECLTGLQLREHQLRTMAGPIDWMITDPLSKVSRLFHNRFSGFMLEENLQVIGIDLQGKNYLVNDLAYGIVSGHDFAIENNPPGPLTTYAEFRTKMDRRIARFNRVMNQSSMILFVRLYGTEQEAKELESVLSQWIPRRFHVLLLIPGQTESPTDLQWPLKRVCALEIPDIPRIWETSMWGEIFSNIHLK; translated from the coding sequence ATGTTCAGAGAGGTGATCGGGTTGAGACAATCTGAAATTCATCGCACAACGTATGATGTCATATTTTCGTTAGGTTCCGAATGCTTGACGGGATTGCAATTAAGGGAGCATCAACTTAGAACGATGGCGGGTCCGATTGACTGGATGATTACAGATCCGCTATCCAAGGTTAGCCGCTTGTTCCATAATCGCTTCAGCGGTTTCATGTTGGAGGAGAATCTCCAAGTTATCGGCATAGACCTGCAAGGCAAGAACTACCTGGTGAACGATCTGGCTTACGGGATCGTGTCCGGTCATGATTTTGCCATTGAGAACAATCCTCCCGGACCGCTTACAACGTATGCCGAATTCAGAACGAAGATGGACAGGAGAATCGCAAGATTTAATAGGGTGATGAATCAATCCTCGATGATCTTGTTTGTGCGGCTTTATGGAACAGAGCAGGAAGCTAAAGAATTGGAGTCTGTTCTGTCACAGTGGATCCCGCGCCGGTTTCATGTCCTCTTGTTAATCCCGGGGCAGACAGAGTCGCCGACCGACTTACAATGGCCGCTGAAGCGGGTTTGCGCCTTAGAAATTCCGGATATTCCTCGTATATGGGAAACTTCGATGTGGGGAGAGATTTTTTCCAATATTCACCTGAAGTGA
- a CDS encoding aldo/keto reductase: MTTKITDTTVLNNGVEMPWFGLGVWQAADGEEVVRAVTGAIQAGYRSIDTAAVYKNEAGVGQGIRESGVPREELFITTKVWNADQGYETTLAAFEASLKLLGLEYVDLYLIHWPVKGKYKETWKALEELYRNGRVRAIGVSNFHVSHLEDLLTDAEVVPAVNQVEYHPRLAQPELKQFCEEHNIQLEAWSPLMQGKLLDEPTLTAIAGKYNKSTAQVILRWDLQNEVVTIPKSVQQERIEANAQIFDFELSDEDMAAIDALNKNERTGPDPDNFDF, from the coding sequence ATGACAACAAAAATTACAGATACAACCGTATTAAACAACGGTGTGGAAATGCCTTGGTTCGGATTAGGCGTATGGCAAGCGGCGGATGGCGAAGAGGTGGTAAGAGCCGTAACCGGAGCTATTCAAGCCGGATACCGCAGCATTGACACCGCAGCCGTTTATAAGAATGAAGCGGGAGTGGGACAGGGCATTCGGGAAAGCGGTGTTCCGCGAGAGGAATTGTTCATTACGACGAAGGTATGGAACGCAGACCAAGGGTATGAAACAACGCTAGCCGCATTTGAAGCAAGCCTGAAATTACTTGGCTTGGAATATGTTGACTTGTACCTCATTCACTGGCCGGTGAAAGGAAAGTACAAAGAGACCTGGAAGGCGTTGGAAGAACTATACCGTAACGGTCGAGTACGTGCGATCGGCGTAAGTAACTTCCACGTATCTCATCTGGAAGATCTGTTGACGGATGCGGAAGTCGTTCCCGCGGTAAACCAAGTGGAGTATCATCCCCGTCTGGCTCAGCCTGAACTTAAGCAGTTTTGCGAGGAGCATAATATTCAGTTGGAAGCTTGGAGTCCGCTAATGCAAGGCAAGTTGTTGGACGAGCCGACGTTAACCGCTATAGCTGGGAAATATAATAAGTCCACGGCGCAAGTGATATTGCGTTGGGATTTACAGAATGAGGTCGTCACCATTCCGAAATCTGTTCAACAAGAACGCATTGAGGCCAATGCGCAGATCTTCGACTTCGAATTGAGTGATGAAGATATGGCGGCAATCGACGCGCTAAACAAAAATGAACGTACGGGACCGGATCCGGATAATTTTGATTTCTAA
- a CDS encoding phosphotransferase produces the protein MMEQSQSSVSEKQIQQLLEQYELGSELEIKHEESGLNNTTRFIYAGDRVYVLRVYENHRDADKVMYEHAIMRTLADMDLPFHVPAIIPAASGSTYACHSNGKLAVLFAKAEGRRPMAEQIDHAYLLGKAAGHLVEALAKVKPPVEASYLPYYEIYEVHHLMTRDQLFHIGDLTELKSFQQELETLLKAVISFEKKAESLRHLPMQIVHSDLVFSNALIDGNQVTLLDFEFATVELRAMELAVTLSEFLQPDWRSTEIQDRMSAFLKGYIEASMLSLKETEALHDLVKLRLIVVFIHFMGRYLEGLDSLDQLQKHIYKSAWGIRWLDHNQDLWQATVSLITQREPKSD, from the coding sequence ATGATGGAACAGTCACAATCTTCCGTTTCCGAAAAACAGATTCAGCAGTTACTTGAGCAATATGAACTCGGCTCTGAGCTTGAGATTAAGCATGAAGAAAGCGGCTTAAACAATACCACACGCTTTATTTACGCCGGGGATCGCGTGTATGTGCTGCGTGTTTACGAAAATCATCGGGATGCGGATAAAGTAATGTATGAACACGCCATTATGAGGACTTTGGCTGACATGGACTTGCCTTTTCATGTCCCCGCAATCATCCCTGCAGCCTCTGGTTCTACATACGCTTGTCATAGTAACGGGAAGCTGGCTGTTTTGTTTGCCAAAGCGGAGGGGCGCAGACCGATGGCTGAACAGATCGATCACGCTTACTTGCTGGGTAAAGCAGCAGGTCACTTGGTTGAGGCGCTCGCCAAAGTCAAACCTCCGGTAGAGGCTTCCTACTTACCTTACTATGAGATTTACGAGGTTCACCACCTGATGACACGCGACCAACTGTTTCATATCGGGGACCTAACGGAATTGAAATCATTCCAGCAGGAACTTGAAACATTGCTAAAGGCGGTAATCTCTTTCGAGAAGAAAGCAGAATCTTTGCGTCATTTACCTATGCAGATTGTGCACAGTGATCTTGTATTCAGCAATGCGTTAATCGACGGCAACCAAGTCACCTTGCTTGACTTTGAATTTGCCACGGTTGAATTACGCGCTATGGAACTGGCGGTAACCCTTTCCGAGTTTCTTCAGCCAGATTGGCGCTCAACCGAAATTCAAGACCGCATGTCTGCCTTTCTTAAAGGCTATATAGAAGCAAGCATGCTTTCGCTTAAGGAGACTGAAGCTCTTCATGATTTAGTGAAACTGCGTCTCATTGTTGTGTTCATCCATTTCATGGGAAGATACCTCGAAGGGTTGGATTCCTTGGATCAGCTCCAAAAACATATTTATAAATCCGCATGGGGTATCCGGTGGTTGGATCACAACCAAGATTTATGGCAAGCAACCGTTTCTCTCATTACACAAAGAGAACCCAAGTCTGATTGA
- a CDS encoding SOS response-associated peptidase — translation MCERYSLTAELEQITNRYGIHKTECTHAMRYNISPTQEVPVIAQHKSTRYMNEFRWGLYPFWAKDSINADCRKIHDKPIFERLLKKQRCLIPSTGFYAWSDQGKVKQPLRVVLRNREVFVFAGLYDVWLTPQKEEVRTCTILTTKPNAVVSAYGDRMPVMMQDKDIDAWLDPTFTNTAALEWMLQPTGEHLMEAYPVTTLVNNTEHQQPDCVEVYPSGWALIKS, via the coding sequence ATGTGCGAACGGTATTCTCTCACGGCAGAACTTGAACAGATCACGAATCGATACGGCATTCACAAAACGGAATGTACACACGCCATGCGATATAATATTTCCCCGACCCAAGAGGTGCCTGTCATAGCCCAACATAAGTCCACAAGGTACATGAATGAGTTTCGCTGGGGACTCTATCCGTTCTGGGCCAAAGATTCCATCAACGCCGACTGTCGTAAGATTCATGATAAACCAATATTTGAACGTCTGCTAAAGAAACAGCGTTGTCTTATACCGTCTACCGGCTTCTATGCCTGGAGTGACCAAGGGAAAGTAAAGCAGCCGCTTCGAGTTGTATTGCGAAACCGCGAAGTGTTTGTTTTTGCAGGACTATATGATGTATGGTTAACTCCGCAGAAAGAAGAGGTGCGCACTTGCACAATTTTGACCACAAAGCCGAATGCCGTTGTTTCCGCCTATGGGGACCGGATGCCTGTCATGATGCAGGACAAGGATATTGACGCCTGGCTGGATCCGACTTTTACCAATACGGCCGCGTTGGAATGGATGCTTCAACCTACGGGTGAACATCTGATGGAAGCCTACCCTGTTACAACCTTGGTAAATAATACGGAACATCAACAACCGGACTGTGTGGAAGTTTATCCCTCGGGATGGGCGTTAATTAAATCTTAG
- a CDS encoding YwbE family protein, translating into MNGQVRNQIKPGMEVNIVLKQDQRTGKLTKGTVKDLLTNSPNHPHGIKVRLSDGQVGRVKEILSPQS; encoded by the coding sequence ATGAACGGTCAAGTACGCAACCAGATTAAGCCAGGAATGGAAGTAAACATAGTATTGAAACAAGATCAACGAACCGGAAAGTTAACGAAGGGGACGGTAAAGGACTTGTTGACGAATTCGCCAAATCACCCACATGGCATCAAAGTAAGGCTCTCGGACGGACAAGTAGGCAGGGTGAAAGAAATTTTATCTCCGCAAAGCTGA
- a CDS encoding DUF6483 family protein, with amino-acid sequence MYQRDYMLRLIEQMTEALATRLLHLRKQNKHEEAMLWIDEQLLKLFLPKSRLLLSVSEEHCRKVMSVNGVPEADKMYAAALLLQHQADLYGDTGQLDNQYEAWRKSLYLFLSAAEEGYNPSGITVQSIRELAETLKRSGIALPAATDTMLFHYFVRNDRYDAAEDVLYRLPGKGAENWYSLGMNFYSQLSGYTDAQLLKGNLAREEVDAGQREWIQTYQHTNAPLEAHRHLREDEE; translated from the coding sequence ATGTACCAACGTGATTATATGCTGAGGTTGATTGAGCAGATGACAGAGGCATTGGCAACGCGACTGCTGCACTTGCGTAAACAGAATAAACATGAGGAAGCGATGCTATGGATCGATGAACAGTTGCTGAAGCTTTTTTTGCCTAAATCGAGGTTGCTGTTGTCCGTCAGTGAAGAGCATTGCAGGAAAGTCATGAGTGTTAACGGAGTTCCGGAAGCGGATAAAATGTATGCCGCCGCACTCCTGTTACAGCATCAAGCGGACTTATACGGGGATACGGGCCAGCTTGACAACCAATACGAAGCCTGGAGAAAATCACTCTATTTATTCCTCTCCGCAGCTGAAGAAGGATATAATCCTTCCGGGATTACGGTTCAGTCAATCCGTGAGTTGGCTGAGACGCTTAAGCGAAGCGGGATCGCCTTACCCGCCGCTACCGATACGATGTTATTTCATTATTTTGTTCGAAATGATCGGTATGATGCAGCAGAGGATGTGCTTTACCGACTTCCTGGCAAGGGGGCTGAGAACTGGTACTCTTTAGGAATGAATTTCTATAGTCAGCTCTCCGGATATACTGATGCACAGCTTCTCAAGGGAAATTTGGCGAGGGAAGAAGTAGACGCCGGCCAACGGGAATGGATCCAAACCTATCAGCACACAAACGCACCATTAGAAGCACACAGGCACCTTAGAGAGGATGAAGAATAA
- a CDS encoding NUDIX hydrolase: MPEEELFDIFDKEYNKIGIMPRREVHAKGHWHATFQCWIVSNKGHEGRISLLFQMRHPRKDTFPGLLDISCAGHLQAGETVREGQRELYEELGVNVSFEELHDCGVYAEEHPIAGGGMDREFCHLFIYKCDKPLEAYVMQAEEVTGIYWIDLKEFKEMMAEQRTSVQAAGIRVDSAGCIEEHTFAAEFTDFTPHGIGYYERLYTHVDNVFKNL; the protein is encoded by the coding sequence GTGCCAGAAGAAGAACTGTTTGATATCTTCGACAAAGAGTACAACAAAATAGGCATCATGCCGCGCAGGGAGGTCCATGCGAAAGGGCATTGGCATGCTACGTTTCAATGCTGGATCGTTAGCAACAAGGGACATGAGGGTCGAATATCATTATTATTTCAAATGAGACATCCCCGCAAAGATACGTTTCCAGGCTTGTTGGATATTTCGTGCGCGGGTCATCTGCAGGCAGGGGAGACTGTTAGGGAAGGTCAACGTGAATTGTATGAGGAACTTGGGGTGAATGTGTCTTTTGAGGAACTTCACGATTGCGGCGTTTACGCCGAGGAACATCCGATTGCGGGCGGGGGAATGGACCGGGAATTCTGTCATCTCTTTATTTATAAATGTGATAAACCCTTGGAGGCATACGTTATGCAGGCAGAGGAAGTCACAGGAATCTATTGGATTGATCTGAAGGAATTTAAAGAGATGATGGCGGAGCAACGTACCTCTGTTCAAGCTGCGGGTATTCGTGTGGATTCGGCGGGATGCATTGAAGAGCATACTTTTGCTGCGGAATTCACGGATTTCACCCCGCATGGTATTGGTTACTATGAACGTCTGTACACGCATGTCGATAATGTGTTCAAAAACCTTTAA
- a CDS encoding YpdA family putative bacillithiol disulfide reductase, with amino-acid sequence MEDIIVIGAGPCGLSAAIELQQAGFRPLIIEKHNIVHSIYLYPTYLQFFSTPELLEIGNIPFTTPHEKPNRQEALAYYRNAAKLHQLRIQSYTEAVAVRKNDTIFEVETIRQNGNKETLKASHVVIATGYFDHPNRLGIPGEDLPNVTHYYREAHPYANMRTLIIGGNNSAVDAAMDLLRVGAEVTIVYRGEQLSAGIKPWVKPLFESMIEKGRIRMLLGSRVVNIEEQTVTVDIGNSQTEVIASDFVLALTGFRPDRTLLATAGIHLTEGQTVPDYNRDTMETSVPGLYIAGVIASGSNANEIFIESGRHHGKYIAQHLITNP; translated from the coding sequence ATGGAGGATATTATAGTGATCGGCGCGGGTCCATGCGGTCTGTCCGCAGCGATTGAACTTCAGCAAGCGGGTTTTCGCCCCTTAATTATAGAAAAACATAACATTGTTCATTCCATTTATCTTTATCCAACGTATCTCCAATTCTTTAGTACACCGGAGTTACTGGAAATCGGGAACATTCCGTTTACTACGCCTCACGAGAAACCTAACCGTCAGGAGGCTCTTGCATATTATCGCAATGCGGCCAAGCTGCACCAACTGCGTATACAATCGTATACCGAAGCTGTAGCCGTCCGGAAGAATGATACCATCTTTGAAGTCGAGACCATACGGCAGAACGGGAACAAAGAAACATTAAAGGCCAGTCATGTCGTGATTGCAACAGGCTACTTCGACCACCCTAATCGATTAGGCATTCCGGGCGAAGATTTACCGAATGTCACACATTACTACAGAGAAGCTCATCCTTACGCGAATATGCGCACACTCATTATCGGAGGTAATAACTCCGCTGTGGACGCTGCTATGGATCTGTTGCGTGTCGGGGCTGAGGTTACAATCGTTTATCGGGGTGAACAGCTATCGGCCGGCATTAAACCATGGGTTAAGCCCCTCTTCGAAAGTATGATTGAAAAAGGTCGAATCCGTATGTTACTCGGCTCTCGCGTAGTGAACATCGAGGAACAGACCGTGACCGTTGACATTGGAAACAGTCAGACCGAAGTAATCGCAAGCGACTTCGTGCTGGCATTAACCGGCTTCCGTCCGGACCGAACGTTGTTGGCTACAGCCGGCATTCACTTAACCGAAGGTCAGACGGTTCCGGATTATAACCGTGACACAATGGAAACGAGTGTTCCCGGATTATACATTGCCGGTGTCATTGCATCGGGGAGTAACGCCAATGAAATCTTTATCGAATCTGGACGGCATCATGGTAAATATATAGCTCAACATCTGATTACCAACCCATGA
- a CDS encoding response regulator transcription factor, with protein sequence MNKRMLLIVEDNKTSLDLQHFFASFFTVEPVSDGLFGLIRAVQSNPDIIVLSHKLSKVRVLELCQQLRQTTPSILIILGQDMPVNERIAFYDAGADDVHYAGLTNKELLCKINVLSRRTHPHPQAEGEQILRFGMLTINKSTHKAYMDQDEIKLTRKEFSILWMLVSKPEQIISRNELLRIVWSYDHLGDDRMIDSHLNRIRKKMQKFSNEISIKTVWGVGYKIEKSHMFELNGIAQTN encoded by the coding sequence ATGAACAAAAGAATGCTTTTAATTGTGGAAGATAACAAAACCAGCTTGGATCTCCAGCATTTTTTCGCTTCTTTTTTCACGGTTGAGCCTGTGTCGGATGGGTTATTCGGGCTGATTCGCGCGGTCCAGTCTAATCCGGACATTATTGTACTTAGTCATAAACTTTCCAAAGTGAGAGTATTGGAGCTATGTCAACAATTAAGACAAACAACACCGTCAATCCTTATCATACTGGGTCAGGATATGCCTGTGAACGAACGCATAGCGTTCTATGATGCAGGGGCGGACGACGTTCATTACGCCGGTTTAACGAACAAAGAGTTACTTTGCAAAATCAATGTGTTGTCTCGCCGCACGCATCCGCATCCCCAAGCGGAAGGAGAACAAATTCTTCGGTTCGGCATGTTGACGATTAACAAATCCACCCATAAAGCCTACATGGATCAGGATGAAATCAAGCTGACCCGGAAAGAGTTCTCTATTCTGTGGATGCTGGTGAGCAAACCGGAGCAGATTATATCCCGAAACGAGTTGTTGCGCATTGTATGGAGTTACGATCATCTGGGAGACGATCGGATGATTGATTCCCATTTAAATCGAATTCGCAAAAAAATGCAAAAATTCAGCAACGAAATCTCCATAAAAACGGTCTGGGGCGTAGGGTACAAAATAGAGAAGAGCCACATGTTCGAGTTGAACGGCATAGCCCAAACGAACTGA